A stretch of the Bacillus sp. B-jedd genome encodes the following:
- a CDS encoding dipeptidase: protein MKGAVKVKIFDAHCDALLKMYEDKSIDFKSSSSLQANLNGIRKAGIKVQCFAIYIPEEIKQEAKFTAAEAMARIFHEKVIGGSSSVVQVRTKHEIGQLKEDEVGAMLTLEGCDAIGEDIGKLEALLDYGVSSVGLTWNWANAVADGVKEKRGRGLTKFGREVVDLLNQKKVWCDVSHLSERGFWDVMELADFPIASHSNSYTKCPHPRNLKDDQIRSLIRRDSVMGLTFVPYFLSSAEDATISDVMYHLDHICSIGGENHVGFGSDFDGIDKTVVNLTEMAEYENLINELQKYYSEIQVEKFLYKNMEKRLP, encoded by the coding sequence ATGAAAGGGGCCGTTAAGGTGAAAATTTTCGATGCTCATTGCGATGCTTTATTAAAAATGTACGAGGACAAGTCGATTGATTTCAAAAGCTCATCAAGCCTCCAGGCAAATTTGAATGGGATAAGAAAAGCGGGGATTAAAGTGCAATGCTTTGCCATTTATATTCCTGAGGAAATTAAACAGGAAGCTAAATTTACTGCAGCGGAAGCAATGGCCCGGATTTTCCACGAAAAAGTCATTGGCGGCTCCAGCAGTGTTGTCCAGGTAAGGACCAAGCATGAGATTGGCCAATTAAAGGAGGATGAGGTAGGGGCCATGCTAACCCTTGAGGGCTGCGATGCAATCGGAGAGGATATCGGAAAACTCGAAGCATTGCTTGACTATGGTGTTTCCTCAGTAGGCCTTACCTGGAATTGGGCAAATGCAGTAGCGGACGGAGTGAAGGAAAAACGGGGCCGGGGACTTACAAAGTTCGGAAGGGAAGTCGTAGACCTCCTTAACCAAAAAAAGGTCTGGTGCGATGTCTCCCATTTGTCTGAAAGGGGATTTTGGGATGTCATGGAACTCGCTGACTTTCCAATCGCATCACATTCCAATTCATACACAAAGTGCCCGCATCCGCGCAATCTTAAGGATGACCAGATCCGGTCTTTAATCAGGCGGGATTCTGTCATGGGACTAACCTTTGTTCCTTATTTCCTTTCAAGCGCAGAGGACGCAACAATCAGTGACGTCATGTACCACTTGGATCATATTTGTTCTATTGGCGGGGAAAATCATGTGGGATTTGGATCCGACTTTGATGGTATAGATAAAACTGTCGTGAATTTAACGGAAATGGCTGAATATGAAAACCTTATTAATGAGCTGCAAAAATATTATTCTGAAATACAAGTGGAAAAATTCTTGTATAAAAATATGGAAAAAAGACTACCGTAA
- a CDS encoding 2-oxoacid:acceptor oxidoreductase subunit alpha: MINQLSWKVGGQQGEGIESTGEIFAIALNRLGYYLYGYRHFSSRIKGGHTNNKIRVSTTQVRSISDDLDILVAFDQETIDLNYKELHSKGVILADAKFNPQKPADTQAELYAVPFTEIATELGTSLMKNMVAIGATTAVLDLDIPVFEEVVREIFGRKGDQVVAKNMEAIQAGHDFMTEQLAGIRTMQLEKADGKKRLFMIGNDAIALGALAAGCRFMAAYPITPASEIMEYLIKKLPPLGGTVIQTEDEIAAATMVIGANYAGVRAITASAGPGLSLKMEAIGLAGMTETPIVIIDTQRGGPSTGLPTKQEQSDLMQMIYGTHGEIPKIVIAPSTVQEAFYDTAEALNLAEEYQCPVIVLSDLQLSLGKQTVEPLDFSKIEIRRGKLVTEELPEIDNKGYFKRYEVTEDGVSPRVVPGMKNGIHHVTGVEHDETGKPSESATNRIAQMDKRFRKVKNLRFKTPVHVNAPHEEADLLIVGFNSTRGAIEEAISRLSSEGHKVNHAHIRLIHPFPADEVLPLFKSAKKIMVVENNATGQLANIIKMNVGHADKMFNLLKYDGNPFLPNEIYTKSKELF; this comes from the coding sequence ATGATCAATCAACTTTCTTGGAAAGTTGGAGGGCAGCAAGGGGAAGGTATTGAAAGTACAGGCGAAATTTTTGCAATTGCGTTAAATCGGCTCGGTTATTACTTGTATGGGTATCGCCATTTCTCTTCGAGGATTAAGGGTGGCCATACAAATAATAAAATCAGGGTAAGCACGACACAGGTAAGATCCATTTCCGATGATTTGGATATCCTGGTGGCATTTGACCAAGAAACCATTGACTTGAATTATAAGGAGCTGCACAGCAAGGGAGTCATTCTTGCTGACGCCAAGTTTAATCCGCAAAAGCCGGCAGACACACAGGCAGAATTGTACGCGGTTCCATTTACGGAAATCGCTACTGAGCTAGGGACATCGCTGATGAAAAACATGGTCGCCATCGGTGCAACCACGGCGGTCCTGGACCTCGATATTCCTGTGTTCGAAGAAGTTGTACGCGAAATATTCGGCCGCAAAGGCGACCAGGTTGTCGCAAAGAACATGGAAGCGATTCAGGCTGGCCATGACTTTATGACAGAACAGCTTGCTGGTATCCGTACGATGCAGCTTGAGAAAGCAGACGGCAAAAAGAGGCTGTTCATGATTGGAAACGATGCCATTGCCCTAGGGGCTCTCGCGGCAGGCTGCCGTTTCATGGCTGCCTATCCAATCACGCCTGCTTCCGAAATCATGGAATATTTGATCAAGAAGCTTCCACCGCTTGGCGGAACCGTCATCCAGACAGAAGATGAAATTGCTGCGGCAACGATGGTCATTGGAGCAAACTATGCGGGAGTACGCGCCATCACAGCTTCTGCGGGCCCTGGGTTATCCCTTAAAATGGAAGCGATTGGTCTCGCGGGAATGACTGAGACACCAATTGTCATCATTGATACACAGCGCGGAGGCCCATCGACTGGCCTGCCGACAAAACAGGAGCAATCCGACCTGATGCAGATGATCTATGGAACACATGGGGAAATCCCTAAGATCGTCATCGCTCCAAGTACGGTCCAGGAAGCTTTTTACGATACGGCGGAGGCGCTGAACCTTGCCGAGGAATACCAGTGTCCGGTTATCGTTCTTTCCGATCTTCAGCTTTCCCTTGGGAAACAGACGGTTGAACCACTTGATTTCAGCAAAATTGAAATCCGCCGCGGCAAGCTTGTGACGGAAGAGCTTCCGGAAATTGATAATAAAGGCTACTTCAAGCGTTATGAAGTGACTGAAGATGGCGTTTCACCTCGTGTCGTTCCTGGTATGAAAAATGGTATCCACCATGTTACGGGCGTAGAGCACGATGAAACCGGTAAACCGTCTGAATCAGCCACCAATCGCATCGCGCAAATGGATAAGCGTTTCCGGAAAGTTAAAAACCTCCGGTTCAAAACACCTGTTCATGTCAACGCACCGCACGAAGAAGCTGACCTTCTCATTGTTGGCTTCAACTCGACAAGAGGGGCGATTGAAGAAGCGATATCCCGTCTTTCCTCCGAAGGCCATAAAGTGAATCATGCGCATATCCGCTTGATTCATCCGTTCCCGGCTGACGAAGTATTGCCGCTTTTCAAATCGGCAAAGAAAATCATGGTTGTTGAAAACAACGCAACCGGCCAGCTTGCCAATATCATTAAAATGAATGTTGGACATGCCGACAAAATGTTCAATTTACTTAAATACGATGGAAATCCATTCTTACCGAATGAAATCTACACAAAAAGCAAGGAGTTGTTCTAA
- a CDS encoding 2-oxoacid:ferredoxin oxidoreductase subunit beta, whose translation MATFKEFRNNVKPNWCPGCGDFSVQAAIQRAAANVGLEPEQLAVISGIGCSGRISGYINSYGFHGIHGRALPIAQGVKMANRDLTVLASGGDGDGFAIGMGHTIHAIRRNIDITYIVMDNQIYGLTKGQTSPRSAAGFKTKSTPMGSIEQAIAPMEMALTAGATFVAQSFSTDLKDLTALIEAGIKHKGFSLINVFSPCVTYNKINTYDWFKENLTKLSDIEGYDPHNREQAMQTLMKHEGLVTGLIYQNTERQSYQELINGYSATPLADADLNLDQEHFDKLVAEFM comes from the coding sequence ATGGCAACGTTTAAAGAATTCCGCAATAATGTAAAACCGAACTGGTGCCCAGGCTGCGGTGATTTCTCTGTGCAGGCTGCCATCCAGCGCGCGGCTGCCAACGTTGGCCTCGAGCCGGAACAACTTGCTGTTATTTCAGGAATCGGCTGCTCCGGCAGGATTTCCGGTTATATCAATTCATACGGTTTCCATGGAATCCATGGACGCGCCCTTCCGATTGCACAGGGTGTGAAGATGGCTAACCGCGACTTGACTGTCCTTGCTTCCGGCGGAGATGGAGACGGCTTCGCAATCGGGATGGGACATACCATCCATGCGATCCGCCGCAACATCGACATCACTTATATTGTCATGGACAACCAGATTTACGGATTGACAAAAGGACAGACATCGCCAAGATCTGCCGCTGGATTCAAAACGAAATCCACACCAATGGGTTCTATTGAACAAGCAATCGCTCCGATGGAAATGGCTCTGACAGCAGGCGCCACTTTTGTCGCGCAAAGCTTTTCAACTGACTTGAAGGACTTGACTGCCCTAATCGAAGCCGGCATTAAACATAAAGGCTTCTCATTGATCAACGTTTTCAGCCCGTGTGTGACATATAATAAAATCAACACTTATGACTGGTTTAAAGAAAATCTGACAAAGCTGAGCGATATTGAAGGTTATGACCCTCACAATCGTGAACAGGCTATGCAGACTCTCATGAAGCATGAAGGCCTTGTTACCGGCCTGATTTACCAGAACACGGAGCGCCAGTCCTATCAGGAGCTGATTAATGGTTATTCTGCAACACCGCTTGCGGATGCGGACCTGAATCTCGATCAGGAGCATTTCGATAAGCTAGTCGCTGAATTCATGTAA
- the miaB gene encoding tRNA (N6-isopentenyl adenosine(37)-C2)-methylthiotransferase MiaB, translating into MNENQRLDQSNQINGKNNSADRKSVKDYSKYFETVFVPPSLKDAKKRGKEEVKYHDDFSISEEFRGMGDGRKFYIRTYGCQMNEHDTEVMAGIFMALGYEPTETTEDADVILLNTCAIRENAENKVFGELGHLKGLKMERPDLLIGVCGCMSQEESVVNKILKTYQHVDMIFGTHNIHRLPNILSEAYMAKEMVVEVWSKEGDVIENLPKVRRGNIKAWVNIMYGCDKFCTYCIVPYTRGKERSRRPEDIIQEVRHLAAQGYQEVTLLGQNVNSYGKDLEDINYGLGDLLEDISKIDIPRVRFTTSHPWDFTDRLIEVLAKGGNLMPHIHLPVQSGSTEVLKIMARKYTREQYLELVGKIKAAIPNVALTTDIIVGYPNETDEQFEETMTLYEKVGFELAYTFIYSPREGTPAAKMVDNVPMEVKKARLQRLNSLVNELSAKAMKPYVNQTVDVLVEGESKNNPDVLAGYTDKNKLVNFIGPKSSIGKIVKVKIIDAKTWSLNGEMLQPAEMAEPLAEVN; encoded by the coding sequence ATGAACGAAAATCAGCGTTTAGATCAATCCAATCAAATTAATGGCAAAAATAATTCTGCGGACAGAAAATCCGTCAAGGATTACAGCAAATATTTCGAGACCGTTTTTGTTCCACCTTCCTTGAAGGATGCCAAAAAGCGCGGCAAGGAAGAAGTGAAATATCATGATGATTTTTCAATTTCCGAAGAGTTCCGTGGCATGGGAGATGGCAGGAAGTTTTATATCCGCACTTACGGCTGCCAAATGAATGAACATGACACCGAAGTCATGGCCGGCATTTTTATGGCGCTTGGCTATGAGCCTACCGAAACGACAGAGGACGCCGATGTCATTTTGCTGAACACCTGCGCCATCCGCGAAAATGCGGAGAACAAGGTATTTGGTGAACTCGGCCATCTGAAAGGGCTGAAAATGGAGCGCCCTGATTTGTTGATTGGGGTTTGCGGATGTATGTCCCAGGAAGAGTCCGTCGTCAATAAAATCTTGAAAACGTACCAGCATGTCGATATGATTTTCGGTACACACAATATCCATAGGCTTCCTAATATCCTGAGCGAGGCGTATATGGCTAAGGAAATGGTTGTGGAAGTTTGGTCAAAGGAAGGGGACGTCATTGAAAACCTTCCGAAAGTCCGCCGTGGAAATATCAAAGCCTGGGTCAACATCATGTACGGCTGCGATAAATTCTGCACATACTGCATTGTTCCTTACACCCGCGGTAAAGAACGGAGCCGCAGGCCGGAGGACATTATCCAGGAAGTGCGCCACCTGGCCGCACAGGGCTATCAGGAAGTCACCCTGCTTGGCCAAAATGTCAACTCCTACGGCAAGGATTTGGAGGACATCAATTATGGCCTCGGCGATTTGCTTGAAGATATCAGCAAAATCGATATTCCGCGTGTCCGATTTACAACAAGCCATCCATGGGACTTTACTGACCGCCTCATAGAGGTTCTTGCAAAGGGCGGAAATTTAATGCCCCACATCCATCTTCCGGTCCAGTCGGGTTCAACCGAGGTATTGAAAATTATGGCACGTAAATACACACGGGAACAGTATCTTGAGCTGGTCGGTAAAATCAAGGCTGCTATTCCAAACGTCGCTTTGACAACGGACATCATCGTCGGATATCCGAATGAAACAGATGAGCAATTCGAAGAAACGATGACCCTTTATGAAAAAGTCGGCTTTGAACTGGCGTATACCTTTATCTACTCGCCAAGGGAAGGAACTCCGGCCGCAAAAATGGTCGATAATGTACCGATGGAAGTGAAAAAGGCCCGCCTTCAGCGCTTGAATAGCCTTGTGAATGAGCTGTCAGCTAAAGCAATGAAGCCTTATGTAAACCAAACCGTTGACGTCCTGGTCGAAGGCGAAAGCAAGAACAATCCGGATGTTCTGGCCGGATATACAGATAAAAATAAGCTGGTTAATTTCATCGGGCCAAAATCGTCCATTGGCAAAATTGTCAAGGTAAAGATTATTGATGCAAAGACATGGTCATTAAACGGGGAAATGCTACAACCAGCCGAGATGGCTGAACCACTGGCAGAGGTGAATTAA
- a CDS encoding RicAFT regulatory complex protein RicA family protein, protein MAKYTKDDIIARAKELAEMIAQTDEVDFFKRAEAHIHENQKVSALIADIKGLQKQAVNLQHYGKPEALKKVEDKIASLERELDEIPVVQDFKQSQVEVNELLQMIASTVSNTVTDIVIESTGGDVLRGETGAAVNKGDSCGHTHEEEHEHSR, encoded by the coding sequence ATGGCGAAGTATACAAAAGATGATATTATTGCACGGGCAAAAGAATTGGCGGAAATGATCGCTCAAACCGACGAAGTCGATTTTTTTAAGCGGGCGGAAGCTCATATCCATGAAAATCAAAAGGTAAGCGCGCTTATTGCAGATATAAAAGGTCTTCAAAAACAGGCGGTCAACCTCCAGCATTACGGAAAGCCTGAAGCACTTAAAAAAGTGGAAGACAAAATTGCCTCCCTTGAAAGGGAGCTGGATGAAATTCCGGTCGTCCAGGATTTCAAGCAATCACAAGTCGAAGTGAACGAACTTCTTCAAATGATCGCATCTACGGTTTCCAACACAGTGACAGACATCGTCATCGAATCAACCGGCGGTGATGTCCTGCGCGGTGAAACAGGCGCCGCAGTTAATAAAGGCGACAGCTGCGGACATACCCACGAAGAAGAACACGAACATAGCCGTTGA
- a CDS encoding outer spore coat protein CotE has product MGEYREIITKAVVAKGHKFTKSQHTICPAHNPSSILGCWIINHKYEAKKSGKTVEIHGHFDVNLWYSYNENTKTEVVTERVRYTDVIKLKYRDKDCIDDDGIIAKVVQQPNCCEAVISPGGNKIVVHVEREFAVEVIGETKICVRIVHDGCDCDDEWDLDVDDDEFEEINPDFLVGSEEE; this is encoded by the coding sequence ATGGGAGAATACAGAGAGATTATTACCAAAGCGGTCGTCGCAAAGGGCCATAAATTTACCAAATCCCAACATACAATCTGTCCGGCACATAATCCATCTAGCATACTTGGCTGCTGGATTATCAACCATAAATATGAAGCAAAGAAATCTGGCAAAACGGTTGAAATACATGGCCACTTTGACGTCAACTTATGGTACTCGTACAACGAAAATACAAAAACAGAAGTTGTCACTGAGCGAGTCCGTTATACGGATGTCATCAAGCTTAAATACCGGGACAAAGATTGCATCGATGATGACGGGATCATCGCTAAAGTCGTCCAGCAGCCGAACTGCTGCGAGGCTGTCATCTCACCGGGCGGAAATAAAATTGTTGTCCATGTCGAGAGGGAATTCGCTGTGGAAGTGATTGGCGAAACAAAAATATGCGTCAGGATTGTCCACGACGGTTGCGACTGCGATGATGAATGGGACCTCGACGTAGATGATGACGAATTCGAAGAAATAAACCCCGATTTCCTTGTAGGATCGGAAGAAGAATAA
- a CDS encoding 4Fe-4S binding protein, whose translation MGMLTNWLESLAYEIEISSACLRLQSPKSGCMKCGQYCPEKAITFTGREVKIDSESCTNCGQCVPACPVQAISGKSPERTIVNDTLLIEEGLFPPFQELLYFCKRGIRKIYCSNQVVPDAPVIDEVQSLLGEMGFEPIAILDSLPSPAEERVATRRSFLLNAASEGRKLAAASFAPAKWKFNQDQFNLVSMFPGFSLYEVHISQERCTLCEACFKMCKQEVFMLQDGILSVKHSSCNGCKLCTDVCTAGAVNPVQKAHSSEKMELGVERVACRDCSSPFYTWRSSNSNTDAKCPVCKTRSEKGYLNPFGD comes from the coding sequence ATGGGTATGTTGACAAATTGGCTTGAGAGTTTGGCGTACGAAATTGAAATATCCTCAGCATGCCTCCGGCTTCAAAGTCCGAAAAGCGGATGTATGAAATGCGGCCAATATTGTCCGGAAAAAGCAATCACATTCACTGGCCGTGAGGTAAAAATTGATAGCGAATCGTGTACGAACTGCGGACAATGTGTACCAGCCTGTCCAGTCCAGGCGATTTCCGGCAAATCTCCGGAAAGGACCATTGTAAATGATACATTGCTCATTGAAGAAGGCCTTTTTCCGCCATTCCAGGAACTTCTCTATTTTTGCAAAAGAGGCATCCGGAAAATTTACTGCAGCAATCAAGTAGTCCCCGATGCTCCGGTCATTGATGAAGTCCAATCGCTACTGGGCGAAATGGGCTTTGAGCCAATTGCCATTTTAGACTCATTGCCCTCTCCCGCCGAGGAACGGGTTGCCACAAGAAGATCGTTTCTACTCAACGCTGCATCTGAAGGCCGGAAGCTGGCGGCTGCGTCTTTCGCGCCAGCGAAGTGGAAATTCAACCAGGACCAATTTAACCTTGTTTCGATGTTTCCAGGCTTCTCGCTTTATGAAGTCCATATCAGCCAGGAACGGTGCACCCTGTGTGAAGCTTGTTTTAAAATGTGCAAGCAGGAAGTCTTTATGCTCCAGGACGGCATCTTGTCAGTCAAGCACAGTTCATGCAATGGCTGCAAACTTTGTACGGATGTGTGTACTGCCGGAGCGGTTAATCCCGTCCAAAAAGCCCACAGTTCAGAGAAGATGGAACTGGGGGTTGAGCGTGTTGCATGCCGTGATTGCAGCAGTCCTTTTTACACATGGAGAAGTAGTAATTCCAATACGGACGCCAAATGCCCTGTATGCAAAACCAGGAGCGAAAAGGGCTACCTCAATCCATTTGGCGACTGA
- the mutS gene encoding DNA mismatch repair protein MutS: protein MAAYTPMIQQYLKIKAEYQDAFLFFRLGDFYEMFFDDALKASQELEITLTSREGGTEERIPMCGVPYHSAPTYIERLIEKGFKVAICEQTEDPKQAKGVVRREVIQLITPGTVMEGRSLHEKENNYLATISRFSDGTYGFGYADLSTGESRVTLLPAKDDEVLNEISVLGAKEVVISARLEDTFQKKMQERGILAISYEEQTEPDPAFAGLTEALNQEKLKVTAARLFNYLYRTQKRSLTHLQPVTIYQVHQFMKIDYFSKHNLELTETIRSKGKKGSLLWLLDETKTAMGGRLLKQWVGRPRIDRDEIERRLALTGHFKDFYFERKELQECLKEVYDLERLAGRVAFGNVNARDMKQLLRSLQQIPALHEILSRITGEEMKALSEKLDHCEEIVDLLEQAIVDNPPLSVKEGNIIRDGYNIQLDQYRDASRNGKTWIAQLERDEREKTGIKSLKVGYNRIFGYYIEITRANLHLLEEGQYERKQTLANAERFITPALKEKEALILEAEEKCGELEYDLFCEIRDRIKEEIPRLQALAKVVSEIDVLQSFAEVSEERKYVKPEFSESREILIEEGRHPVVEKVLDSQEYVPNGCAMNENREILLITGPNMSGKSTYMRQVALTAILAQIGCYVPADRAVLPIFDQVFTRIGAADDLVSGQSTFMVEMLEAKNAIANATQDSLILFDEIGRGTSTYDGMALAQAIIEHVHDRIGAKTLFSTHYHELTVLEDELERLRNVHVSAIEHHGKVVFLHKIKEGPADKSYGIHVAELAGLPKELIVRASEILSSLEDAPIGKPVPVLPDGTSEVKEKAAVAASPSQLSFFDEPVQKKKSDLGAKENKVIEKLRELDLLNLTPLQAINVLHELQKKIRN, encoded by the coding sequence ATGGCAGCTTATACGCCGATGATCCAACAATATTTAAAAATAAAGGCAGAGTACCAGGATGCCTTTTTATTTTTCCGCCTTGGCGATTTTTACGAAATGTTCTTTGATGATGCTCTAAAAGCCTCGCAGGAACTTGAGATTACCTTGACGAGCAGGGAAGGCGGCACTGAGGAACGTATTCCTATGTGCGGTGTTCCTTATCACTCCGCACCCACTTATATTGAACGTCTAATAGAGAAGGGCTTTAAAGTGGCGATCTGTGAACAAACTGAGGACCCGAAGCAGGCGAAAGGTGTCGTCCGCCGCGAGGTCATTCAATTGATTACGCCCGGAACAGTGATGGAAGGCCGCAGTCTGCATGAAAAAGAAAATAATTATCTGGCGACTATCTCCCGTTTTTCCGATGGGACCTATGGATTTGGCTACGCAGATTTATCGACCGGCGAAAGCCGGGTTACACTTCTCCCGGCGAAGGACGATGAGGTTCTGAATGAGATTTCAGTCCTTGGGGCGAAGGAGGTTGTCATTTCAGCGCGCCTTGAAGATACTTTTCAAAAGAAAATGCAGGAGCGGGGAATTTTGGCTATTTCTTACGAGGAACAAACTGAACCGGATCCGGCTTTTGCAGGGCTCACAGAAGCATTGAACCAAGAGAAATTGAAGGTTACAGCCGCCAGGCTCTTCAACTATTTATATCGAACTCAAAAGCGGAGCTTGACCCATCTTCAGCCAGTCACGATCTATCAGGTTCACCAGTTCATGAAAATTGACTATTTTTCCAAGCACAACCTGGAACTGACAGAAACAATCCGGTCAAAAGGGAAAAAAGGTTCGCTGTTATGGCTTCTAGATGAAACGAAGACGGCAATGGGCGGCAGGCTCCTGAAACAGTGGGTCGGCAGGCCGAGAATCGACCGTGATGAAATTGAGCGCCGGCTTGCGCTAACCGGGCATTTCAAGGACTTTTATTTTGAGCGGAAGGAACTTCAGGAATGCCTGAAAGAAGTGTACGACCTTGAGCGGCTTGCCGGCCGGGTGGCATTCGGCAACGTTAATGCAAGGGATATGAAGCAGCTGCTCCGTTCCCTTCAGCAAATCCCTGCGCTACACGAAATCCTTAGCCGTATTACCGGCGAAGAGATGAAGGCACTTTCGGAGAAATTGGATCATTGTGAAGAAATAGTCGACCTGCTTGAGCAGGCGATTGTCGATAACCCTCCGTTATCTGTAAAAGAGGGAAATATCATTCGCGATGGCTATAATATACAGCTTGACCAGTATCGGGATGCAAGCCGTAATGGGAAGACTTGGATTGCCCAACTTGAGAGGGACGAGCGGGAAAAGACAGGAATCAAGTCTCTAAAAGTCGGCTATAACCGAATTTTCGGCTATTATATCGAGATAACGAGGGCGAATCTTCACCTTCTTGAGGAAGGCCAATATGAGCGGAAGCAGACGTTGGCGAACGCCGAACGGTTCATTACTCCCGCCCTTAAGGAAAAAGAAGCGCTCATCCTTGAAGCGGAAGAGAAATGCGGGGAACTGGAGTATGACCTGTTCTGCGAAATCCGTGACCGGATTAAGGAGGAAATTCCACGACTGCAGGCCTTGGCAAAAGTAGTCAGTGAGATCGATGTCTTGCAAAGTTTCGCGGAAGTCAGTGAAGAGCGGAAATACGTTAAACCTGAATTTTCGGAGTCCAGGGAGATTCTCATCGAAGAGGGGCGCCATCCAGTCGTTGAAAAAGTTCTCGACTCACAAGAGTATGTCCCGAATGGCTGCGCGATGAATGAAAATCGGGAAATTCTCCTGATTACCGGTCCGAACATGTCCGGTAAAAGTACGTATATGCGCCAAGTGGCACTTACCGCGATCCTCGCTCAAATCGGCTGCTACGTACCGGCAGACAGGGCAGTGCTTCCTATCTTCGATCAGGTATTTACGAGGATTGGTGCGGCGGACGACCTCGTTTCCGGCCAAAGTACTTTCATGGTCGAAATGCTTGAGGCAAAAAACGCGATTGCGAATGCAACCCAGGACAGTCTGATTCTTTTTGACGAGATCGGGCGCGGCACTTCCACGTACGATGGGATGGCACTCGCCCAGGCGATCATCGAGCATGTCCATGACCGGATTGGCGCGAAGACGTTGTTCTCTACCCATTATCATGAATTGACAGTCCTGGAAGATGAGCTGGAAAGACTACGTAATGTTCATGTCAGTGCAATTGAGCATCATGGCAAGGTTGTTTTCCTTCATAAAATAAAAGAGGGACCCGCGGATAAAAGCTACGGGATCCATGTCGCTGAGCTGGCAGGCCTTCCTAAGGAACTGATTGTCCGTGCGAGTGAAATTCTTTCGTCACTTGAAGACGCTCCAATTGGCAAGCCGGTTCCTGTCCTTCCAGATGGAACTTCGGAAGTGAAGGAGAAAGCGGCGGTTGCGGCCAGCCCTTCACAGCTTTCATTTTTTGATGAACCTGTTCAAAAGAAAAAATCTGACCTTGGTGCAAAAGAAAATAAAGTGATTGAAAAACTACGTGAGTTGGATCTTTTGAATTTAACGCCATTGCAGGCCATCAATGTGCTTCATGAGCTGCAGAAAAAAATAAGAAACTAG